Proteins from one Candidatus Woesearchaeota archaeon genomic window:
- a CDS encoding archease, which produces MSYKYLEHEADLGLEAKGSSLNKMFEYGAIGLFNAMSDIKKVKPLKSINIKCTADEISTLYIEFLNALLAQKDITGMLFSKFEVKVSEKKPFSLKAKCYGEKFDAKKHKAKTEVKAATYFGLKYVHDKDYKIICVLDL; this is translated from the coding sequence ATGTCTTATAAATACCTAGAACATGAAGCTGATTTAGGATTAGAAGCTAAAGGTTCTTCTTTAAATAAAATGTTTGAATATGGTGCTATTGGGTTATTTAATGCTATGTCTGATATTAAAAAAGTAAAACCTCTAAAATCGATTAATATAAAATGTACCGCCGATGAGATTTCAACTTTATATATAGAATTCTTAAACGCTTTATTAGCCCAAAAAGACATAACTGGAATGTTATTTTCAAAATTTGAAGTAAAAGTTTCTGAAAAAAAGCCTTTTTCATTAAAAGCAAAATGTTATGGTGAAAAATTTGATGCTAAAAAACATAAAGCAAAAACAGAAGTTAAAGCTGCGACTTATTTTGGATTAAAATATGTTCATGATAAAGATTATAAAATCATTTGTGTATTGGATTTGTAA
- the trpS gene encoding tryptophan--tRNA ligase, translating to MVERILSGMRPTGRLHIGHVVGALDNWVKMQNGGNKTFYFVADWHAITTQTDTKDIREDTIEMVKDWLAAGVDPKKSVLFIQSKVPQHAELSLILERLVNLGRAERVPTFKGYVATILQKNYEEGEEEKLEFDIAEIAMAKGQISLGFLAYPILQAADILLYNTTLVPVGGDQIPHIELTKELARRFNNLYGEVFTIPNYSLTQSPRILGTDGRKMSKSFGNVILPTDDLETIMAGVKKMKIDLTRQSLIIPGDPEKCTVYDLHFAFNLKNDEYLNISQKCRTANMGCGDCKKMASKALAERFEEYKDKRTFYENKDNEILDILEEGSVKAREVAAVTLSKVKSHMLFDYTKK from the coding sequence ATGGTTGAAAGAATTTTAAGCGGGATGAGGCCAACAGGAAGATTGCATATTGGTCATGTTGTTGGAGCTTTAGATAATTGGGTTAAAATGCAAAATGGGGGAAACAAAACTTTTTATTTTGTTGCTGATTGGCACGCTATAACTACCCAAACAGATACAAAAGATATTAGAGAGGATACTATTGAAATGGTTAAGGATTGGTTGGCCGCAGGGGTTGATCCAAAAAAGAGCGTTTTATTTATTCAATCAAAAGTGCCTCAACATGCAGAATTAAGTTTAATTCTTGAAAGGTTAGTTAATTTAGGAAGAGCTGAAAGGGTTCCTACCTTTAAAGGATATGTTGCAACTATTTTACAAAAAAATTATGAAGAAGGAGAGGAAGAAAAATTGGAATTTGATATAGCAGAAATTGCAATGGCCAAAGGTCAAATTTCTCTCGGATTTTTAGCATATCCTATTCTTCAAGCTGCAGATATTTTATTATATAATACTACTTTAGTTCCTGTGGGAGGAGATCAAATTCCTCACATAGAATTAACTAAAGAATTAGCTAGAAGATTTAACAATCTTTATGGGGAGGTTTTTACAATTCCTAATTATAGTTTAACTCAATCTCCACGAATTTTGGGTACAGATGGAAGAAAAATGAGCAAAAGTTTTGGAAATGTAATTTTACCTACTGATGATTTAGAAACTATTATGGCTGGCGTTAAAAAGATGAAAATAGACCTTACTCGACAATCTTTAATAATCCCGGGAGATCCTGAAAAGTGTACTGTTTATGATTTGCATTTCGCATTTAATTTAAAAAATGATGAATACTTAAATATTTCTCAGAAATGTCGTACTGCTAATATGGGGTGTGGAGATTGTAAAAAAATGGCTTCAAAAGCTTTAGCAGAAAGATTTGAAGAATATAAAGATAAAAGAACTTTTTATGAAAATAAAGATAATGAAATTTTAGATATTTTGGAAGAAGGTAGTGTTAAGGCAAGAGAAGTTGCAGCTGTTACATTAAGTAAAGTAAAATCCCATATGCTTTTTGACTATACTAAAAAATGA
- a CDS encoding succinylglutamate desuccinylase/aspartoacylase family protein, with amino-acid sequence MKDYAVVVCLHGDELFGLEVIDKISKEIPIFIGNPKAIEHKTRSIDSDLNRVFPGNPFGDEEEKRAFFLLEKLKDFKYIIDIHSSSGDTDLFGIITQFSKEKINLVQKLGLSKLVIMPSNLASGKALIDHVSCGISLEVGPHEKKEIVDEVMGALNNINEEHSSNREPLIIYQVIDIIYGEDNANPFMINFKEVKKGDLIAKGNKEYFAEKDFIPIFVNEKSYKNILCLATKIITPEELI; translated from the coding sequence ATGAAAGATTATGCGGTCGTAGTGTGTTTGCATGGAGACGAGCTCTTTGGATTAGAAGTAATAGATAAGATTTCAAAAGAGATTCCTATTTTTATTGGAAATCCAAAAGCAATTGAACATAAAACAAGATCTATCGATTCTGATTTAAATAGGGTTTTTCCCGGTAATCCTTTTGGAGATGAAGAAGAAAAAAGAGCTTTTTTTCTTTTAGAAAAACTAAAAGACTTTAAATATATTATAGATATTCATTCTTCTTCTGGTGATACAGACTTATTTGGAATTATTACTCAATTTAGTAAAGAAAAAATAAATTTAGTACAAAAATTGGGGTTAAGTAAATTAGTGATTATGCCCTCAAATCTTGCAAGCGGTAAAGCATTGATTGATCATGTCTCTTGTGGGATAAGTTTAGAAGTTGGACCTCATGAAAAAAAAGAAATTGTTGATGAGGTTATGGGGGCGTTAAATAATATCAATGAAGAGCATTCTTCTAATAGGGAGCCTTTAATTATTTACCAGGTTATAGATATTATTTATGGTGAAGATAATGCTAATCCTTTTATGATTAATTTTAAAGAAGTAAAAAAAGGAGATCTTATTGCAAAAGGAAATAAAGAATATTTTGCAGAAAAAGATTTTATTCCAATTTTTGTAAATGAAAAAAGCTATAAAAATATTTTATGTTTAGCTACTAAAATAATAACGCCAGAAGAATTAATTTAA
- a CDS encoding RtcB family protein produces MEKIEVKKINEYLWEIPKHGEMLVPGRIYGDKPIINHLLKDIKEGKEWNALQQIKNVACLPGIQKASLAMADIHPGYGFPIGGIGAFDLDSGVIAVGGVGFDCNCGVRVLKTPYVRKDIEKIKEKLADILFKIIPAGLGSEGEIKLTMSEIDELLIKGSEFAIKKGYGTKDDLEFTEDEGKVKNANPKDVSNLAKKRELKQIGTLGSGNHYLEVQYVNEIYDEKAAKKFGLFKDQILIAIHCGSRGLGHQIGTDYLKTLDQASKKYNIPISEKELVCAPIKSPEGQAYFSATCCGINCAFANRQVLTHLTREAFKEADLDNSEIKTFYDIGHNTAKLEKHDVDKKKKELMVLRKGCTRAFGPDREEVPEQYRSVGQPVLVGGTMGTSSYILHGTSKGMQETFGSAIHGAGRSMSRAQATKSWRGSEIINSLKNKGIIIKGHSLAGVAEESPGAYKNVDEIVNVMHNAGIAMKVVDVKPLISIKG; encoded by the coding sequence ATGGAAAAAATAGAAGTTAAAAAAATAAATGAATATCTTTGGGAAATTCCAAAGCATGGAGAAATGCTAGTTCCGGGTAGAATCTATGGGGATAAACCAATTATTAATCATTTACTTAAAGATATTAAAGAAGGTAAAGAATGGAATGCATTACAACAAATAAAGAATGTTGCATGCCTTCCTGGAATACAAAAAGCTTCTCTAGCCATGGCAGATATTCATCCAGGTTATGGTTTTCCAATTGGGGGAATTGGTGCTTTTGATTTAGACTCTGGAGTAATTGCGGTAGGAGGAGTTGGATTTGATTGTAATTGTGGTGTTAGAGTTTTAAAAACACCTTATGTAAGAAAAGATATAGAAAAAATAAAAGAAAAACTAGCAGATATTTTATTTAAAATAATTCCTGCAGGTTTAGGTTCTGAAGGAGAAATAAAATTAACAATGTCTGAAATTGATGAATTACTAATCAAAGGCTCAGAATTTGCAATAAAAAAAGGTTATGGTACTAAAGATGATTTAGAATTTACAGAAGATGAAGGTAAAGTAAAAAATGCTAATCCTAAAGATGTTAGTAATCTAGCAAAAAAACGTGAATTAAAACAAATAGGAACTTTAGGTTCTGGGAATCATTATTTAGAAGTTCAATATGTAAATGAAATTTATGATGAAAAAGCTGCTAAAAAATTTGGTTTATTCAAAGATCAAATTTTAATTGCAATTCATTGTGGCTCAAGAGGTCTTGGACACCAAATAGGAACAGATTATCTAAAAACTTTAGATCAAGCAAGTAAAAAATATAATATTCCTATAAGCGAAAAAGAATTAGTCTGTGCTCCAATTAAAAGTCCTGAAGGACAAGCTTATTTCTCTGCAACTTGCTGTGGAATAAATTGTGCATTTGCAAATAGACAAGTTTTAACACATCTAACAAGAGAAGCTTTCAAAGAAGCAGATTTAGATAATTCAGAAATAAAAACTTTTTACGATATTGGACATAATACTGCAAAATTAGAAAAGCACGATGTAGATAAAAAGAAAAAAGAATTAATGGTTCTAAGAAAAGGATGTACTCGGGCTTTTGGTCCAGATAGAGAAGAAGTTCCAGAACAATATAGAAGTGTTGGACAACCAGTTTTAGTTGGTGGTACAATGGGAACTTCATCCTATATATTACATGGAACTTCAAAAGGAATGCAAGAAACTTTCGGAAGTGCAATTCATGGTGCAGGACGTTCAATGTCAAGAGCACAAGCAACTAAATCTTGGAGAGGTTCTGAAATTATTAATTCTCTAAAAAATAAAGGAATTATAATCAAAGGCCATAGTTTAGCAGGAGTTGCCGAAGAATCTCCTGGTGCATATAAAAATGTAGATGAAATTGTAAATGTAATGCATAATGCAGGAATAGCAATGAAAGTTGTAGATGTAAAACCATTAATTTCTATTAAAGGTTAG
- a CDS encoding Lrp/AsnC family transcriptional regulator, with protein MDNIDKKILFELDKNARKSIKKMAHELKMKRSTLAYRIKQLEKNKIIQSYYAVIDYSKLGYNILVRIYIKFQNTSLEIEKEFIDYVLSQNETFTVYKTEGDWDLTIGFLGKKLSEFDRFYKKIKEKYKIYIHSQNISLFRQYIQYYRNYLVDKKVRDYSSLITGEGELVKVDEIDLKLLNLISENARISLLDLSKQLKMTSMTTRYRLKGLEKERILIGYRVLLNLSKLDYEYYKIDLEIEDIKKIKLLQQFAKQHPSIIYEDRTVGGSDFEFDAELQGYDAFYSLIEELKKEFPGLIKTYRYYKAKKIFKYSFFPKFN; from the coding sequence ATGGACAATATAGATAAAAAAATCCTTTTTGAATTAGATAAGAATGCTAGGAAGAGTATTAAGAAAATGGCTCATGAGCTTAAAATGAAAAGGAGTACATTAGCTTATAGAATCAAACAATTAGAAAAAAATAAGATTATTCAAAGTTATTACGCAGTTATAGATTATTCTAAATTAGGTTATAATATTTTAGTTAGGATTTATATCAAATTTCAAAATACTTCATTAGAAATAGAAAAAGAATTTATTGATTATGTTTTATCTCAGAATGAAACGTTTACTGTTTACAAGACAGAAGGAGATTGGGATCTTACGATTGGTTTTCTTGGAAAAAAATTAAGTGAATTTGATAGATTTTATAAAAAAATTAAAGAAAAATATAAAATTTATATTCACTCCCAAAATATTTCTCTTTTTAGGCAATATATTCAATATTATAGAAATTATTTAGTTGATAAAAAAGTGAGAGACTATTCTTCTTTGATTACAGGAGAAGGAGAATTAGTAAAAGTTGATGAAATTGACCTTAAACTCTTAAATCTTATATCCGAAAATGCAAGAATTTCCCTATTAGATTTGTCTAAACAACTTAAAATGACTTCTATGACAACAAGATATCGATTAAAAGGATTAGAGAAAGAAAGGATTTTAATAGGGTATAGAGTTTTGTTAAATCTTTCAAAATTAGACTATGAATATTATAAAATTGATTTAGAAATAGAGGATATCAAAAAGATTAAATTACTCCAACAATTCGCAAAACAGCATCCAAGTATTATCTATGAAGATAGAACTGTGGGAGGATCTGATTTTGAGTTTGATGCTGAGTTACAAGGATATGATGCGTTTTATTCACTAATTGAAGAATTAAAAAAGGAATTTCCTGGGTTAATAAAAACTTATAGGTATTATAAAGCAAAAAAGATTTTCAAATATTCTTTTTTTCCTAAATTTAATTGA
- a CDS encoding 30S ribosomal protein S7, whose product MPRRPEQKIEIKEIPKLTNKNIKLFNLWESNFEVKDPGLKRYINLNPIVIPKTQGRNVSTQFWRNKMHLVERLINKLMVVGHKGKSHRYSSGRNVGKTESLFHTVKEAFEKIEKKLGKNPIEVLLRAVENSAPREEVTAIEYGGARYPKAVECSPQRRVDLALRNIATGTYAKSFMKKKKASDALAEELIAAYQMNTVSNAIAKKSEVERQADSSR is encoded by the coding sequence ATGCCTAGAAGGCCTGAGCAGAAAATTGAAATTAAAGAAATTCCTAAATTAACAAATAAAAATATTAAATTATTTAATTTGTGGGAATCTAATTTTGAAGTTAAAGATCCTGGTTTAAAGAGATATATTAATTTGAATCCTATAGTAATTCCAAAAACACAAGGGAGAAATGTAAGTACTCAATTCTGGAGAAATAAAATGCACCTTGTTGAAAGATTAATTAACAAACTAATGGTTGTTGGTCATAAAGGTAAATCTCACAGATATAGTTCTGGAAGAAATGTAGGAAAAACAGAAAGTTTATTTCATACTGTAAAAGAAGCTTTTGAAAAAATTGAGAAGAAGCTTGGAAAAAATCCAATTGAAGTTTTACTTAGGGCAGTTGAAAACTCCGCTCCAAGAGAAGAAGTTACTGCAATTGAATACGGTGGAGCAAGATATCCAAAAGCTGTCGAATGTTCACCTCAAAGAAGAGTAGATTTAGCTTTGAGAAATATTGCTACAGGAACTTATGCAAAATCCTTTATGAAAAAGAAAAAAGCTTCAGATGCCTTAGCAGAAGAATTAATTGCAGCTTATCAAATGAATACTGTAAGTAATGCC
- a CDS encoding histidine--tRNA ligase: protein MIQKQKGTRDFYPEEKRTQNYIFEIWKSVAESFGYEEINGPTMEPIDLYKKSGSEIPEQIYTLKDKSDNEFALRPELTPTIARMISQKQGIKRPIKWYAIPDCYRYEAPQSGRLRQFAQFNLDLLGTETTTSDAEVITVLVELLKAFGFTKNDVFVRISNRKVIESFLDYLTISNKKEIAKLIDKYDKLSPEGFQESLTELIGSKKAQEISSFLKIRNISDIKFDFDEKGKQGLKELNELFTKLKAFGVLEYCRLDLSIMRGFDYYTGTIFEAYDTNKKFRALAGGGRYDNLVDFLGGEPCPGIGFGMGDVILELLLQSKNKLPQLKKEIKYYIAPVNDFVLNTAIEIAQKLRKYNNVELEVTSRKLSKQFEYASEIGAEKIVIVGEKDLENKQVTIRDLENGKEEKVNIKNL from the coding sequence ATGATACAAAAACAAAAAGGAACAAGAGATTTTTATCCAGAAGAAAAACGTACTCAAAACTATATTTTTGAAATCTGGAAATCAGTTGCAGAATCTTTCGGTTATGAAGAAATAAATGGTCCAACAATGGAGCCAATAGATTTGTACAAAAAATCCGGTTCTGAAATTCCTGAACAAATTTATACTTTAAAAGATAAATCAGATAATGAATTTGCTCTACGTCCAGAATTAACTCCAACTATAGCAAGAATGATTTCTCAAAAACAAGGAATTAAAAGACCCATAAAATGGTATGCAATTCCAGATTGTTACAGATACGAAGCACCTCAATCAGGAAGATTAAGACAATTTGCACAATTTAATTTAGATTTACTTGGAACAGAAACTACAACTTCTGATGCAGAAGTCATCACCGTTTTAGTTGAACTACTAAAAGCATTTGGATTTACAAAAAATGATGTGTTTGTAAGAATTTCAAATAGAAAGGTCATAGAATCATTCTTAGATTATCTAACAATTTCAAACAAAAAAGAAATTGCAAAACTAATTGATAAATACGATAAATTATCTCCAGAAGGATTTCAAGAATCTCTTACAGAATTAATTGGATCTAAAAAAGCACAAGAAATAAGTTCATTCTTAAAAATAAGAAATATTTCAGATATTAAATTTGATTTTGATGAAAAAGGAAAACAAGGATTAAAGGAATTAAACGAACTATTTACAAAATTAAAAGCATTCGGAGTTTTAGAATATTGTAGACTTGATTTAAGTATTATGCGTGGATTTGATTATTACACAGGAACAATCTTTGAAGCTTATGATACTAATAAAAAATTCAGAGCCTTAGCAGGTGGTGGAAGATATGATAATTTAGTTGATTTCTTAGGCGGAGAACCCTGTCCAGGAATAGGATTTGGTATGGGTGATGTTATCTTGGAACTATTATTACAATCTAAAAATAAACTTCCACAGTTAAAAAAAGAAATAAAATATTACATTGCGCCTGTTAATGATTTTGTGCTCAATACAGCAATAGAAATTGCTCAAAAACTAAGAAAATATAACAATGTTGAGCTCGAAGTTACTTCAAGAAAACTTTCTAAACAATTTGAATATGCTTCTGAAATAGGTGCAGAAAAGATAGTTATTGTTGGTGAAAAAGACTTAGAAAACAAACAAGTAACAATTAGAGATTTAGAAAATGGTAAAGAAGAAAAAGTAAATATAAAAAATTTGTGA
- a CDS encoding 30S ribosomal protein S12: MGNKSKGLYSAKKLKKRRNQSRWLNKTYIRRIRRLRIKADPLRGSSQARAIVLEKIQKEAKQPNSAMRKCVKCQLLKNGKKITAFAPGMGAIKMIDEHDEVIVECIGGKQGRSKGDIPGVRWAVIKVNDQSLHALIKGKIEKGRR; this comes from the coding sequence ATGGGTAATAAAAGTAAAGGCTTATATTCAGCAAAAAAGCTGAAAAAGAGAAGAAATCAAAGTAGATGGCTTAATAAGACATATATTAGAAGAATTAGAAGACTAAGAATTAAAGCTGATCCATTAAGAGGAAGTTCTCAAGCAAGAGCAATTGTTCTTGAAAAAATTCAAAAAGAAGCTAAACAACCAAATTCTGCTATGAGAAAATGTGTTAAATGTCAATTATTAAAAAATGGTAAAAAAATTACTGCTTTTGCACCAGGTATGGGTGCTATTAAAATGATTGATGAACACGATGAAGTTATAGTAGAATGTATTGGTGGAAAGCAAGGAAGAAGTAAGGGAGATATTCCGGGTGTTAGATGGGCAGTTATAAAAGTTAATGATCAATCTTTACATGCTTTAATTAAAGGTAAGATAGAGAAGGGTAGAAGATAA
- the alaE gene encoding L-alanine exporter AlaE, with the protein MVDTLGSISYSLILGAGLDYYTGLKTLKGIIGSRASATLMNSVTGGPYGLWRDFLYKKTKTTEKSSKIKKYLVDLVAFNIFQVPIYGLAVGIGGLVQDGELNFNKMIKGYKNLALLSPLIGPTMGLYMNYFRKSFKVSTSEKRATNTN; encoded by the coding sequence TTGGTTGATACTTTAGGGAGTATAAGTTATTCTTTAATATTGGGTGCAGGATTAGATTATTATACTGGATTAAAAACTCTTAAAGGAATAATTGGTTCAAGGGCTTCGGCTACGTTAATGAATAGTGTTACTGGGGGGCCTTATGGGTTGTGGAGAGATTTTTTATATAAAAAAACAAAAACAACTGAAAAAAGTTCTAAAATTAAAAAATATCTCGTAGACTTAGTGGCATTTAATATATTTCAGGTTCCAATATATGGGCTTGCAGTAGGAATTGGTGGTTTAGTTCAAGATGGAGAATTAAACTTTAATAAAATGATAAAAGGATACAAAAACTTAGCTTTATTATCTCCTCTAATAGGTCCAACAATGGGTTTATATATGAATTATTTTAGGAAATCATTTAAGGTTTCTACTTCTGAAAAAAGAGCCACAAATACTAATTAA
- a CDS encoding chorismate mutase: MNQKLKLDDDVRPILVRMEDSIILDLFERAQFKTNDIAYTIGGLEIPEFKVSFFEYLFRGIEEVHAKAGRYEHPEEHSFFDKMPKPIVKRKKVVSPIKIFDINVNEKIKEIYLEALKSICIPGDDDHYGSSIVLDIKTLQDLSRRVHYGNYVAEAKFQEDPEGYSELIKARNTEGIMERLTNLNVERDLLERVRTKGKRYNVNPVLIESFFKDKIIPLTKEVEIEYFYKLE, translated from the coding sequence ATGAATCAAAAATTAAAATTAGATGATGATGTAAGACCCATTTTAGTGAGGATGGAAGATAGTATAATTCTTGATTTATTTGAAAGGGCACAATTCAAAACTAATGATATTGCTTATACTATTGGTGGATTAGAAATTCCTGAATTTAAGGTAAGCTTTTTTGAATATCTTTTCAGAGGTATAGAAGAAGTACATGCAAAAGCTGGAAGATATGAACATCCCGAAGAACATTCTTTTTTCGATAAAATGCCTAAACCCATTGTTAAAAGAAAGAAAGTAGTTTCACCCATTAAAATCTTTGACATAAATGTAAATGAAAAAATAAAGGAAATATATTTAGAAGCATTAAAAAGTATTTGTATTCCAGGGGATGATGACCATTATGGTTCTAGTATTGTTTTAGATATTAAAACATTACAAGACCTATCAAGAAGAGTTCACTATGGCAATTATGTAGCTGAAGCTAAATTCCAAGAAGATCCAGAAGGATATTCTGAGTTAATTAAAGCGAGAAACACAGAAGGTATTATGGAAAGATTAACTAATTTAAATGTTGAAAGAGACCTTCTCGAAAGAGTGAGAACTAAAGGTAAAAGATATAATGTTAATCCAGTTTTAATAGAATCTTTTTTTAAAGATAAAATAATTCCCTTAACTAAAGAAGTAGAAATTGAATATTTTTATAAATTAGAATAA
- a CDS encoding segregation/condensation protein A translates to MQDEIFNLLVQQDEITWQTIIYELIKSEKMNPWDIDISILTKRYIDTIKKLKEANFMVSGKVLLASAILLRIKSNKLVEEDISMLDAMFAPPEEYDEIPFDDIELKNLKDNKVTIIPKTPQPRRRKVNVNDLVAALEKALDVNQRRYLRRIDDLDFPEVKIPERKVDLTKIMRDVYNKIMSFFSDGGKKLVFTDLVKSDRKEDKIATFIPLLHLSNDRKINLEQVEHFGEIEIRVN, encoded by the coding sequence ATGCAAGATGAGATATTTAATCTATTAGTGCAACAAGATGAGATTACTTGGCAGACAATTATTTATGAATTAATTAAATCTGAAAAGATGAATCCTTGGGATATTGATATTTCTATTTTAACTAAAAGATATATAGATACTATTAAGAAATTAAAAGAAGCAAATTTTATGGTTTCTGGTAAAGTATTATTAGCCTCTGCAATTTTGTTAAGAATAAAATCCAATAAATTAGTTGAAGAAGATATTTCTATGTTAGATGCTATGTTTGCACCACCTGAAGAATATGATGAAATTCCTTTTGATGATATAGAATTGAAAAATTTAAAAGATAATAAAGTTACAATTATTCCAAAAACTCCTCAACCAAGAAGAAGAAAAGTTAATGTTAATGATTTAGTTGCAGCACTTGAAAAAGCTTTAGATGTAAATCAAAGAAGATATTTGAGAAGAATAGATGATTTAGATTTCCCCGAAGTTAAAATACCTGAAAGAAAAGTAGATTTAACTAAAATAATGAGAGATGTTTATAATAAGATTATGAGTTTCTTTAGTGATGGTGGAAAGAAATTAGTATTTACTGATTTAGTTAAAAGTGATAGGAAAGAAGATAAGATTGCTACATTTATTCCTTTACTACACTTATCTAATGATCGAAAAATAAATCTTGAACAAGTAGAACATTTTGGTGAGATTGAGATTAGAGTGAATTAA
- a CDS encoding cupin domain-containing protein: MSSENILKMIEYPKQGILSKEIIKNSKLNVTLFCMAGGAEILEHTSIKQGLIYITEGKGVFNLGGKDISMLPGVFISMDKNAVHSLKVEKNTSFILVLI, translated from the coding sequence ATGAGTTCAGAAAATATCTTAAAAATGATTGAATACCCTAAGCAAGGGATTTTGAGTAAAGAAATTATAAAAAATAGCAAACTAAATGTTACTTTGTTTTGTATGGCTGGGGGTGCTGAGATATTAGAGCATACTTCAATAAAGCAAGGTCTTATTTATATAACTGAAGGGAAAGGAGTTTTTAATCTTGGGGGGAAAGACATATCCATGTTACCTGGGGTGTTTATTAGTATGGATAAAAATGCAGTTCACTCATTAAAAGTCGAAAAAAACACCTCTTTTATTCTTGTGCTCATTTAA
- a CDS encoding DNA-directed RNA polymerase subunit E'', with amino-acid sequence MKKKVCKKCRIFVEGDICPLCKEGQFTETWQGRINVINAEKSEIAKKVGITVKGEYAIKSR; translated from the coding sequence ATGAAGAAAAAAGTTTGTAAGAAATGCAGAATCTTTGTTGAAGGAGATATATGTCCTTTATGTAAAGAAGGTCAGTTTACTGAAACATGGCAAGGAAGAATTAATGTTATTAATGCTGAGAAATCAGAGATTGCAAAGAAAGTTGGAATAACTGTAAAAGGAGAATATGCAATAAAGTCTAGGTAA
- a CDS encoding DNA-directed RNA polymerase, whose product MFYELELKSHIRVPPKSFQEDVEKAVLENLKLKYEGVISKHFGIIVCVNEVSKVGEGVIIPGDGAAYYSTNFKVISFKPEISEVVLGKITEITDFGAFFDMGAIDGMIHVSQTMDDFVTFQKTGVLTGKDSKRTLKAGDMCRARIVAISFKDMANPKIGLTMRQPFLGSLQFIDQEKTKKLKTKTTEKEK is encoded by the coding sequence ATGTTTTATGAATTAGAATTAAAAAGTCACATAAGAGTGCCTCCAAAATCATTTCAAGAGGATGTTGAAAAGGCAGTTCTAGAAAATCTTAAATTAAAATATGAAGGTGTAATCTCAAAACACTTTGGAATAATTGTTTGTGTTAATGAAGTTTCTAAAGTTGGTGAAGGAGTAATAATTCCTGGAGATGGTGCTGCATATTATTCAACTAATTTTAAAGTAATTTCATTTAAACCAGAAATTTCTGAAGTTGTACTTGGAAAGATAACTGAGATTACAGATTTTGGTGCTTTCTTTGATATGGGTGCAATTGATGGAATGATTCACGTTTCACAAACTATGGATGATTTTGTAACTTTTCAAAAAACCGGAGTATTAACTGGAAAAGATTCTAAAAGAACTTTAAAAGCTGGAGATATGTGTAGAGCAAGAATAGTTGCAATTTCATTTAAAGATATGGCAAATCCAAAAATTGGTTTAACAATGAGACAACCATTTTTAGGAAGTTTACAATTTATTGATCAAGAAAAAACAAAAAAATTAAAAACAAAAACTACTGAAAAGGAAAAGTAA
- a CDS encoding 30S ribosomal protein S27ae yields MTKKKKKNKISSKKWLKSKAKARTCPKCGAGVYLAIHKDRETCGKCGYTEFKTPKEKISVAVELPEKKKLQKKHLDIAELEILTAEEDAKRLALQAKRDELKKIKEDLE; encoded by the coding sequence ATGACTAAAAAGAAGAAGAAAAATAAAATTTCAAGTAAAAAATGGTTAAAATCCAAAGCAAAAGCAAGAACTTGTCCAAAGTGTGGTGCTGGAGTATATTTAGCAATACATAAAGATAGGGAAACTTGTGGAAAGTGTGGATATACAGAATTTAAAACTCCTAAAGAGAAAATTAGCGTAGCAGTTGAACTTCCTGAAAAGAAAAAACTCCAGAAAAAGCATTTAGATATTGCAGAACTAGAGATTTTAACAGCTGAAGAAGATGCAAAAAGATTGGCTCTACAGGCTAAGAGAGATGAGCTTAAAAAGATAAAAGAAGACCTTGAATAG